Part of the Pelorhabdus rhamnosifermentans genome, TTAGACGTGGGACGGGAAAAATCGATTAATGCTTTGGAAGAGTCAATGGTACATGATAGGTTGATTATGTTGGCAACGCAAAAAGAGGCCCAAAATGATCAACCGGCAGCGGAGGATATTTTTGAAATTGGTACCATTGCTGAAATAAAACAGTTACTAAAATTGCCAGGTGGGACGATCCGTGTTCTTGTGGAGGGCTTATATAGAGCAAAAATTGTCAGCTATATGAGTTTTGATCCTTATTACTCCGTCGAAATTGAAGAGTTTTCTGCTGAAGAAGTAAAGACACCGGAAATTGAGGCGTTAACGCGCACCGTTATTCATCAGTTTGAGCAATGGGTTAAGTTAAGCAAAAAAATTCCGCCTGAAACGCTTGTATCCGTTGTTACTGTAGAAGATGCAGGGAGATTAACGGATCTGATTGCTACCCATTTGTCATTAAAAATCGAAGATAAGCAAGCGTTACTAGATGCTGTACTTATTAAAGAACGCCTTGAAAAGCTTTGTGAAATATTGGCCAGAGAAATGGAAATTCTCGAACTAGAGAAGAAGATTAATGTGAGAGTTCGTAAACAGATGGAGAAAACTCAAAAAGAGTATTATCTGCGTGAACAACTCAAAGCCATTCAGAAAGAACTGGGCGACAAGGATGATCGTACACTGGAATTGGAAGAGTACCGCGAGCGTATGAAAGAACAAGAGCTGCCCAAGGAAGTAGAAGAAAAAGTTCTGAAAGAAATGGATCGTCTGGAAAAAATGCCGCCTATGGTCGCCGAAAATGGCGTAATTCGGACTTATATTGATTGGATATTGTCATTGCCTTGGTCTAAAAGCTCGACAGACAGACTGGATGTTTCCATTGCTGAAAATATTCTCAATGAAGATCATTATGGCCTTGATAAAGTAAAAGAACGAATTTTGGAATATCTTGCCATTCGTAAACTCACGGATCACATGAAAGGACCGATTTTGTGTCTTGTGGGACCGCCGGGTGTGGGAAAAACCTCACTGGCGCGTTCAATTGCCCGTTCTATGGAACGAAAGTTTGTGCGTACTTCTCTGGGTGGTGTAAGGGATGAAGCAGAAATTCGTGGTCATCGCCGAACTTATGTGGGAGCTCTGCCTGGTCGTATCATTCAAGGTATGAAGACAGTTGATTCCAAAAATCCTGTGTTTTTACTTGATGAAGTGGATAAGATGAGTGCTGATTTCCGCGGTGATCCCTCGTCCGCGTTACTGGAAGTACTCGATCCAGAGCAGAATAATACTTTTAGCGATCATTATATCGAATTACCCTTTGATTTGTCGCGTGTACTTTGGATTGTTACAGCCAATGTCATTCACAATATTCCGCGGCCTTTACTGGATCGTATGGAGATTATCCAAATTCCCGGCTATACAGAGGAAGAAAAAGTTCAGATTGCCAAGAAGTATCTGATTGCTAAACAAACGAAAGAACATGGTTTGACAGCAAAGCAATTTAGCTTATCTGACGGGGCTTTGCAGAACATTATCCGTAATTATACACGTGAGGCAGGTGTGCGTGGCTTAGAACGCAGCATTGCTAGCTTGTGTCGTAAAGTGGCTCGCCTTATTGTACAGGAGAAAAAAAGCAGCGTTAAAGTAACACCTCAAAATCTTCACACTTATTTAGGACCCCTGCGTATTCGTCATTCTATGGCGGAAAAAGAACCCCAAGTAGGTGTGGCTACAGGACTTGCCTGGACAGAAGTCGGTGGCGATGTGTTGCCTGTGGAAGTGTCCACTATGAAAGGCAAGGGGAAATTGACGCTAACAGGTCAGTTAGGCGATGTCATGCAGGAAAGTGCGCAGGCTGGATTTAGTTATATCAGAAACCGTGCGCAGCAGCTTGGTATTGATGAAGAATTCCATGAGAAACTGGATATTCATGTTCATTTGCCTGAAGGGGCCATTCCTAAAGATGGTCCTTCAGCAGGTATTACCATGGCAACGGCCATTGTTTCAGCTCTTAATGGCTTACCCATTCGCAGTGATTTGGCTATGACAGGTGAAATTACTTTGCGCGGCAGGGTACTTCCTGTAGGCGGTCTCAAGGAAAAAATATTGGCAGCTCATCGTGCCGGAATTAAGACAATTTTGTTGCCTGCTGATAATAAATCTGACATTGAAGAGTTACCGGCCAATGTGAAGCGCAGCCTGGAATTTATTCCTGTTGAGCATATGGATGAAGTGCTAAAAGTGGCTTTATTGCCGGAAAAAGTGCAAAAATCAAAGGAGTCAACAAGTGAAATTAGAGAGTAACACGCTGCATCAGCAGCCAGAAGCAGCGAAAGTTGCCACTCCGGAATTAGAAATATTATCAGCAAAATATGTGGCTTCAGCTGTTCGTGAAGATCAGTATCCGGAAGAAAAGTTTATTGAGTGTGCTTTTGTCGGACGTTCCAATGTGGGGAAGTCATCGCTGATTAATTCCTTGTGTCGACACCGTGGCTTGGCTCGTACGAGTAGTACACCGGGTAAGACGCAGACACTTAATTTTTATCAATTACAAATTCGGCGGGTCTTAGAAAGAAAACAACTTTATTTTGTTGATCTGCCTGGCTATGGTTATGCTAAACGGTCTCAAAAACAGCGTACAAGCTGGGGGAAATTTATTGAAAATTATCTGACTGAGTCACGTCAGTTAAAAATGGTTTTTCAACTCATTGATATCCGTCACCCTGCCATGGACAGTGATGTGCAAATTTATAATTGGCTTATGAATGAGGGAATTCCTGTGCAAGTCATTGCTACAAAAGCCGATAAATTAACTAGAACATCGATTATGAAGCAACTTCAACTGATTGAACGGCAATTAAAATTGAATAGGGGACAGATTATTATGTATTCTTCCCTAAAAGTCATTGGGCGAAAGGAAGTTCTTAATGTGATGGGGGAGATCGCCGGATTTGGCAGTCTCTCTGATCGGGACTCTTGCTTGTGAGAGAGGCTGGATATGATGTTAACACCTTTAGATAAGTCCATTTTAAATATTATTCAAACGAGATTTCCTGTTGCCAAGCGTCCTTTTGCTGTTATAGCCCAGATCATAGGTTCAGAGGAGAAAACGGTGTTGACGCGCATTAAATGGATGAAAGAAAAGGGACTTATTCGTCGTATAGGTCCTTTTTTTGACTCGAAAAAGCTTGGCTATTGTGGCACACTTGTTGCTGTTGATGTTGATCCGATTTACATACAACAAGTGGCGGAGGCCATTAATTCTTATCCCGGTGTTACGCACAATTATGAGCGGGAGGGTCCGTTTAATTTATGGTTCACATTGCTTTCGCCGAATCAGGAGGCTCAGGACCGGATTTTGCATGAAATCCAAATTTTAACGGGAATTCAGCGGATGGTGAATTTACCTGCAACAAATAAAATAAAAGTTAATGTAGAGTTTACTTTAAAGTAGGTGAAGTAGGTGGATGAACTAGATCGAAAACTGGTTATTGCCATGCAAGGGGACCTTCCGCTTGTTCTTGAACCTTATGCCGAGATTGCACAGGAATTGGGTATAACGGAAGATAAACTATTTGAACGGCTGAAAGTGCTAACTAATGAGGGGCAAATTCGTAAAATGGGGGCCGTGCTAACGCATCGGCAACTTGGTTATGCAGCGAATGCCTTATGTGCATGGATTGTGCCGGATAGAAAGGTAGAGACGGTAGGGCAGTTAATGGCAGCACACGAAGCTGTGACTCACTGCTATTGCCGTGAAAAGAAAAGCAATTGGCCTTATAATTTCTATACCATGATTCATGGTAAAAGCCGGGCTATTTGTGAAGGCATTGCTCAGCAATTATCTTTAGCTACGGGTGTTGAACAATATATTTTGCTCTTCAGCACGAAGGAATGGAAAAAAACCAGTATGCGTTATTTTCAAGCAACTTAACTCGGGATGGTTTTTTCATGTATCCAGAGTATGATGATGCCTATACCTGAGTATGTAGAAAATTTGTGGAAAAAGGGTGCTGAAATACTTTAATTCAGAATAAAAAAGACAAATAAAGTAGAATATAGAGATATTGCTTGATGATTATAGATCTTTCTTGTAGGTGAATAAATTGAAAGTAACTGAGCTTTTTTCCAGTATTTCCGATGATTTAACTGCTGTTGAAACCGAACTTGTTTCAATTATTCAATCGCCTATGACACTCTTTCATGACATAGGAACCCATTTGGTGCAAGCAGGCGGAAAGAGACTTCGACCTGCTTTGTTTTTGTTATGTGCCAAGCAATCAGGTGTGACAAGTGCAGAAACGTTGCATTTGGCTACAGCCATCGAACTGATACATATGGCAACGCTTGTCCATGATGATGTTATTGACGTGGCGGAAGTGCGTCGAGGACTGCCAACTGCGAACATATTGTTTGGCAATCATGCTTCTGTGTTGACTGGAGACTATTTCTTTTCCAAGGCATTTTCTTTAGTTGCTCAGTTCTCAGTTCCTGACAGTTTAAAAATTCTTACGGATGCCATTCAAGTGATGTGCGAAGGGGAAATTGTTCAGGCCCAAGACTTGTATGTTCTTGATCAGAGTGTGTCTGATTATTATCATAAAATCAATTGTAAAACAGCTGATTTTATTGCGACGAGTTGTCAGTTAGGGGGACAGTGCGCTCAGTATGATAAAGTTTCTATTGATGCATTGCGTCACTACGGTTATAGCATTGGTATGGCTTTCCAGATTACAGATGACATTTTAGATGTCATAGCAAAGACTCAAGATGTAGGCAAGCCGACTGGTCATGATATTGGGCAGGGTCTTTTGACGCTACCTGTGTTATATGCCTTACAGCATGGGAAACATTGCGAGGAACTTCGTCAGCTTATTGAATCGAGGCGGATTATGGGAACGGCTTTGGAACAGGCTTTAGTCTGGATTCGTGAAGGAAGTGCTGTGGATTATTGTTATGAGCAAGTGGATGCGTATTTAAAACAAGCCCGGGAAGTCCTGCCTGTGTGTTTGTCTGAAAATGTTTATGAGTCACTTATTACTGTGACTGATTTTATTGGCCGAAGAATTTCTTGAACCCAATGATGATTCAACTAGCGGAATGATAAGGGTGCCTTTTTGATTTAAATGTATGATATTGTCTTTTAGCTGGTAAACAGTTATAATATAATATATAGGGTTGTGTATGGACGTAGACGGTTAGTTTGTCCATGCTTTTGCGCAAATCAATAGGTAATTCCTTTCAATTTTGGCTTATAGCCAGGAAGGTTGAGAGGAATTTTTCATATATGAAAGGGTGAAAAAGTGGCTAGAATACTTGATGGAAAACAGATTGCATCAGAGCTGAAAGAAAATATTGCTTTAGAAATAGCCAAGCTTAAGGAACAGTCAATTGTACCAGGGCTGGCTGTAGTGCTTGTTGGCGAAGATCCGGCGTCGAAGGTTTATGTGGGGCATAAAGAAAAAGCTTGCCAAGCTCTTGGTATTCATTCTGAAGTCATTCGTCTGGCTGAAACGATTACAACACAAGAACTTCTTGTTCAAATTAAACAATTGAATCAGCGTAGCGACATCCATGGCATTTTAGTCCAACTGCCTCTGCCGCAGCAATTAGATGAGCAGCGCATTATTGAATCTGTATCACCTGACAAAGATGTGGATGGATTTCATCCCATCAATGTGGGACTTTTGTCATTAGGACGGAAAACTTTTGTTCCTTGTACGCCACGTGGCATTATGGAAATGCTTAAATTCAGTGCCATTGATGTAGCAGGAAAGCATGCCGTGATTATTGGTAGGAGCAATATTGTTGGTAAACCACTTGCAGCATTGTTACTCGCCCAAAATGCGACAGTCACGGTTTGTCATTCGCATACAGTTAACTTAGCTCAAGTAACAAAAGAAGCCGATATTCTGATTGCTGCAGTCGGAAAAGGGAGATTTGTTACGGAAAATATGGTGAAACAAGGGGCTATTATTATTGATGTAGGCATTAATCGTGAGGGGAAAAAGCTTGTCGGTGATGTTGATTTTGATGAGGTAGAACAAGTGGCAAGCGCCATTACACCTGTCCCCGGTGGCGTAGGTCCTTTAACGATTATGATGCTTATGGCGAATACGATTGAAGCTGCTAAGCGAAGGGCTTTATGCAATAAGGCAAAATAAGCTGTCACTACATATATTCATAATTCGGTAAAAGTTTAGGGGGGGCATAAAATGAAAAGTGATGTGGAAATTGCTCAAGCTGCAGTCAAACAGCCAATTACGACGGTTGCTGCGGAATTGGGGATTACAGAAGATGAATTGGAATTATACGGTAAATACAAGGCCAAAATTTCGCTTCAAACCTGGGAAAATTTAAGCAAGAAGTCCGATGGAAAATTGGTGCTCGTTACAGCGATTAATCCGACTCCGGCTGGTGAAGGTAAAACGACAACAACAGTTGGTTTGGGCGATGCATTACGGCGCTTAGGCAAGAAAGTTGTCATTGCCCTCCGCGAGCCTTCTTTAGGGCCTTGTTTTGGTCTCAAGGGTGGAGCGGCTGGCGGCGGATATGCCCAAGTTGTTCCCATGGAAGATATTAATTTGCATTTTACCGGAGATATTCATGCCATTACTACGGCACATAATCTTCTTGCCGCGATTATTGACAATCATATTCATCAAGGGAATGAGCTTAATATTGATCCAAGACGGATTACTTGGCGACGGGTGATGGATCTTAATGAACGGGCGTTGCGTCAGATTATTACAGGTCTTGGCGGCAAAGCCAACGGTGTACCGCGTGAGGCTGGATTTGATATTACGGTAGCATCGGAAATGATGGCTATTTTGTGTTTAGCTAAGGATTTGGATGATATGAAACAGCGAATCAATCGGATTATTGTGGGTTACACCTATGATAATCAGCCTGTTACGGTTGCCGAACTCAAAGTGGCCGGAGCCTTGACTTTGTTATTTAAAGATGCAATCAAACCGAATTTGGTGCAAACGCTGGAAAATACGCCGGCTCTTGTCCATGGGGGGCCTTTTGCTAATATCGCTCATGGCTGTAATAGTATTATGGCGACGAAAATGGGATTAAAGCTTGGCGACATTGTTGTCACAGAGGCTGGTTTCGGTGCTGATTTGGGGGCCGAAAAATTTCTTGATATTAAATGCCGTTTTGCTGGCTTTAAACCCGATGCCGTAGTCATTGTTGCCACCGTTCGTGCTTTAAAAATGCATGGCGGTATAGCTAAAAGTGCCTTAACGACTGAAAATTTGACGGCTTTGAAACAGGGGATGGACAACCTTATTAAACATATTGAAAATATTGCGAAATTTCATCTGCCTGTTGTTGTGGCTGTGAATGCTTTCCCGACTGATACAAAAGCCGAGCTTGATTTGTTAGCTAATGAGTGCCAAAAATTAGGTGCCGACGTGTCTGTTTCAAATGTATGGGCTGATGGCGGTGCAGGCGGCATTGATTTAGCGCACAAGGTGCTTGAAGCTTGCAATAAACCAAATGATTTTCAATTTATTTATGATGTGACGCAATCTATTAAAGCGAAGATAACGACGATTGCGCAGGAAATATATGGTGCCAGGGATGTGCAATTTACACCTCAAGTAGAGAAGACTATTGCCGAGCTGATGAAGTTAGGTTTTGATCAAACACCCATTTGTATGGCGAAAACGCAGTATTCCTTAAGTGATGACAAAGATAAATTGGGTCGTCCAACTGATTTTACCATTACCGTGCGTGAAGTGCGTGTGGCAGCAGGGGCTGGTTTTTTGGTTGCTTTGACAGGCAATATTATGACCATGCCCGGACTTCCGAAACATCCAGCAGCTGAGGGAATGGATATTTTAAATGATGGTACTATTGTAGGTTTATTTTAGTGTTACCTGTTTTTATAAATCGCATTTCGAGGAGTGGTTGAATGTTTAAAATCGTTGCAAAAAAAGTTTTATCACCCACAGTCAAGCAGTTTGCCATGGCTGCACCGCAAATTGCAAAAAAATGTCAGCCGGGGCAATTTGTGATTATCCGAATTGATGACGAAGGGGAACGTGTACCTCTCACAATTGCTGATTTCGACCGGGATAAAGGGACAATTACCTTGCTTTTTCAGGAAGTTGGGGCGTCAACCCAGCAGCTAGGGCAGCTTGAAGAAGGCGAAAGTATTCTCGATATTGCTGGTCCGTTAGGTAATCCGACGCACATAAAAAAAATGGGAACTGTTGTATGTATTGGCGGGGGTATTGGTACAGCTCCTGTATATCCCATTGCCCGTGCCATGAAAGCAGCGGGCAATCGTGTGATTTCTATTATTGGTGCACGTACGGCGGAACTATTAATTTTTGAAGATGAAATGAAAAATGCCAGTGATGAACTCTATATTACAACGGATGATGGTTCCAAAGGAATCAAAGGGTTTGTAACAGATGTACTGAAGCGCTTAATTGATGACGAAGAAAAATTGGCCGAAGTCATGGCAATTGGTCCTGTCGTGATGATGCGCGGCGTTGCTGAAGTGACACGTCCTTATAAAATTCCGACGGTTGTTAGCCTAAATCCAATTATGGTCGATGGCACAGGTATGTGTGGCGGTTGTCGGGTGGCTGTAGGAAATGAAAGCAAATTTGCTTGTGTTGATGGACCGGAATTTGATGCCCATCAAGTGGACTTTGACACCTTAATTGCTCGTCAAAAAATGTATATTCCACTTGAGAAAAAGAGTTGTGAAAATGGAAGGGGGGGCTGCAAATGTCACCAGTCATGAAAAAACATGCCATGCCTGAACAAGATCCCAAGGTTCGAGCTAAAAATTTTAATGAAGTAACATTAGGATATGGTGAAGACACTGCCCTTGCTGAAGCACAGCGTTGTTTGCATTGCAAAACAGCCCCTTGTCGCCAAGGCTGTCCTGTTGAGGTAAATATTCCCGAATTTATTCAGCACATTAAAGATGGACAAATGGATGAGGCCATAAAAAGCTTAAAAAGCTATAATAGTCTCCCTGCCGTGTGCGGGCGTGTTTGTCCGCAGGAAGAACAGTGTGAAAAGCATTGTGTGCTGGCAAAGAAAGGCGAGTCTGTTGGGATCGGCCGCTTAGAACGGTATGCAGCTGATTATGCAAGAGAACATGGCGAGACAGTAACGGCACCACAAAGGAAAGCAAATGCACAAAAGGTGGCCGTCATTGGCGCTGGCCCGGCAGGTCTTACGGCAGCAGGCGATTTGGCTAAACTAGGCTATGCTGTGACGATATTTGAAGCTTTGCATGCGCCAGGTGGAGTTCTCATGTATGGCATCCCAGAATTTCGGTTGCCCAAAGCCATTGTGCAGCAGGAAATTAGCAATCTAAAAAAATTGGGTGTAGTTATTGAAGTGAATGCCATTATTGGCCGGACCTATACGATTGATGAGTTACTTGATGAGGAAGGTTTTGAGGCTGTCTTTATTGGGACAGGCGCTGGTTTACCGCACTTTTTACAAATTCCGGGTGAAAATCTAAATGGTGTATATTCGGCCAATGAGTTTTTAACGCGTTGTAATTTAATGAAGGCCTATCAATTTCCGAAAGCAGCGACACCCATTAAAGTGGGCCATAAGGTTGCTGTTGTTGGCGGTGGCAATGTGGCGATGGATGCTGCTCGAACGGCACTTCGTCTGGGAGCGGAAGAATCTTATATTGTCTATCGGCGATCCGAAACAGAAATGCCGGCTCGTTTAGAAGAAGTACATCATGCTAAAGAGGAAGGCGTGCAGTTTAGACTGCTAACGAATCCGCTTGAGGTTGTTGGAAAGGACAGCTGGGTTACGGGGCTTAGGTGCATGAAGATGGAGCTTGGCGAGCCTGATGCGAGTGGTAGGCGTCGTCCTGTAGAAATAGCCGGATCGGAGTTTACTCTTGATGTAGATGTAGTGATTATGGCGATTGGTCAAGGGCCGAATCCGTTGATACAATCGACAACAAAGGGATTAGATACGAATAAACGCGGTAATATTATCGCTGATGAAGAGACAGGCCAGACTTCACGACTGGGTATTTTTGCTGGTGGTGATATTGTGACAGGCGCAGCAACTGTTATATTGGCCATGGGAGCAGGAAAGAAAGCTGCTGTGGCCATAGACAAGTATCTACAGGAAAAACGTCAGTAAGACAGAGTGCCTGAGCTTGACAAGGCATGACAAAGTGAGTAATATGTTAATGAAACTAATAACTAGATAAAGTAACTGCAGTGATTGGAAGAGTAAGTTCATTTAAGTGCACAGAAAAGAGATTCTTAAGGCTGAAAGATCTCTCAACTTTGATGGTACTGAAAGTCATCCAGGAGTTGTCGTGTTGAAAAAAGTAGGTGCGACCGGTTTTGTTCCGTTATAACAAGCGAAGTGTTCAGCGAAGACCGCTGAAAATTAAGGTGGTACCACGAAAGAAGACCCTTTCGTCCTTTTTAGGATGAAAGGGTTTGTTGTTTTTATTATAAGAAAGTAATCAGCAGTTTTTCTTATTTTATTGGAGGAGGAACATAAATTGAGTGAGAAAGAAGCACTATCGACGGTATATGATCCCGCAGCATTTGAAAAAAAATGGTATAAATATTGGCAAGACAATCACTTTTTTCATGCTGAAGTAGAACCTGATAAACAGCCCTTTAGTATGGTTATTCCACCGCCCAATGTAACAGGGAAACTTCATATGGGCCATGCTTTAGACAATACCTTGCAGGATATCCTTATTCGGTTTCGGCGTATGCAAGGTTACAATACTTTGTGGATGCCTGGCACGGATCACGCGGGTATTGCCACGCAAATCAAGGTGGAAGAAGTACTTACCAAGGAAGAAGGTAAAAGTCGCTACGATTTAGGGCGTGACGCTTTTATTGATCGCGTATGGGAATGGAAAGAAAAGTTTGGCAGTAACATTATTAATCAATTGCATAGTATGGGGGCTTCTTGCGATTGGGAACGCGAACGATTTACGATGGATGAAGGTTGTTCAAAGGCTGTCCGAGAGGTCTTTGTCACTCTTTATGAGAAAGGCCTTATTTATCAGGGACATCGTATTACCAATTGGTGTCCGCGCTGTAATACAGCATTAAGTGATATTGAAGTCGAGCATGAAGATCAGGCCGGTCATTTATTTTATGTTCGTTATGACTGTGAAGATGGAACACCTGGCTTGACAATTGCTACGACGCGTCCTGAGACGCTGCTTGGCGATAGTGCTGTCGCTGTTCATCCAGACGACAAACGCTATCAGCATTTAATTGGTAAAAATTTAGTATTGCCGATAGTTCACCGACACATTCCAGTGATTGCTGATGAATATGTTGATCCTTCCTTTGGGACAGGCGCTGTAAAAATTACGCCGGCTCATGACCCCAATGACTTTGACATGGGGCTTCGTCATCGTTTGCCCGAGTATATTGTCATTAATTCCGATGGCACGATGGCTAAAGAAACGGGGAAATATGCCGGAATGGATCGGTTTGTGTGCCGCAAAGCGCTTGTGCATGATTTAGAAGAACAAGGCCAGCTCGTAAAAATTGAGGATCACAGTCATGCTGTTGGACATTGCCAACGCTGTCATACCGTTGTTGAACCACTCGTTTCAAAGCAATGGTTTGTTAAAATGGAACCACTAGCCAAACCTGCCATTGAAGCGGTGACAAGTGGTAAAATTCAGTTCGTGCCCCAGCGATTTACGAAAATTTACAGCAATTGGCTGGAGAATATTCGCGACTGGTGTATTTCCCGGCAGATTTGGTGGGGGCATCGTATTCCGGCTTGGTATTGCGAGTCATGTGGCAAAACGATCGTTTCCAGACAAGATGTGACGGCTTGTCCTCATTGCGGGGGCAAAGTTATGCAAGACCCAGATGTGCTTGATACCTGGTTTAGTTCGGCTTTATGGCCTTTTTCAACCATGGGCTGGCCTGCTGATACAGCTGAAGTGAAGCAGTTTTATCCCACAAGTGTTCTTGTGACAGGCTATGATATTATCTTTTTCTGGGTTGCCCGTATGATTATGATGGGGTTGGAATTTAAACAGGAAATTCCTTTTAAACATGTTTTTATTCATGGACTTGTGCGTGACAGTCAAGGCCGAAAGATGAGTAAATCATTAGGGAACGGCATTGATCCCTTAGAGGTTATTGAAAAGTATGGTGCCGATACGCTGCGTTTTATGCTGATTACAGGGAATACACCTGGCAATGATATGCGCTTTTATTGGGAAAGAGTTGAAGCGAGCCGTAACTTTGCTAATAAAATTTGGAATGCATCGCGTTTTATGCTCATGAATTTAGAAGGCTTTGATAAAGACTTCCGACCTGAAAACGTTCATTTGGCTGATCGCTGGATTTTGAGTCGCTACAATCAGACTATTCAGGAGGTAACAAAAAATTTAGAGCAGTTTGAACTTGGTGAAGCAGCTCGGTTATTATATGAATTTATTTGGAATGAATTTTGTGACTGGTATATTGAGTTATCTAAGAATCGTTTGTATGGCAAGGAAGATGAAACAAGCCGCAAGACGGCACAGTATGTATTAAGCCATGTCCTGAGGGGAACAATGGAATTGCTTCATCCTTTTATGCCGTTTATTACGGAAGCCATTTGGCAGAACTTGCCTCATGAAGGCAAGAGTATTATGATTGCCAAGTGGCCTGTGGCTCAAGAACAATTAATTGACGAAGAAGCTGAAAATCATATGGCAGCTGTCATGGATACTGTAAAGGCCATTCGTAATATGCGTGCTGAAGTAAATGTAGCGCCAGGCAAGAAGTGCCAGGTGATTTTGAAACTAGCTGATCAAGCTTTGACGCCCGTTTTTGAGCGTAATCAAGGGTATCTTTTTACACTGGCTGGTGCTGATTCTCTTGTACTTCTTAGTAATGATATGGCCAAACCGGAAAACGCCATGACAGCTGTGGTAAGTGGGATTGAAATCTTTCTTCCACTGAAAGGCTTGATTGATATTGACAAAGAAATGGCTCGCTTGACGAAAGAATTGACATCCCTTGATAAAGAAGTGGCCCGCATTGAAGGAAAATTGAACAATGCCGGTTTTGTAGCCAAGGCGCCAAGTGAAGTGATTGAGAAAGAAAAAACAAAATTAAGTGGTTATGAGCAGCAACGAGCGGCTGTTCGTGAGCGGTTAGCCTATTTGGATACTTTGTAATCTTGTCAGCAGGGCTTGTCCCTGCTGAATTCTTAATTAGGAAGTGATTCATATGAGCTATGAAGAAGCATTGAAGTATTTGCAATCTTTAATGACATTTGGCAGTCAACTGGGCTTAGTGCGGATCAAAGAGCTTCTGAAATTGATGGGAAATCCCCAGAATTCTTACA contains:
- the folD gene encoding bifunctional methylenetetrahydrofolate dehydrogenase/methenyltetrahydrofolate cyclohydrolase FolD, with translation MARILDGKQIASELKENIALEIAKLKEQSIVPGLAVVLVGEDPASKVYVGHKEKACQALGIHSEVIRLAETITTQELLVQIKQLNQRSDIHGILVQLPLPQQLDEQRIIESVSPDKDVDGFHPINVGLLSLGRKTFVPCTPRGIMEMLKFSAIDVAGKHAVIIGRSNIVGKPLAALLLAQNATVTVCHSHTVNLAQVTKEADILIAAVGKGRFVTENMVKQGAIIIDVGINREGKKLVGDVDFDEVEQVASAITPVPGGVGPLTIMMLMANTIEAAKRRALCNKAK
- the yihA gene encoding ribosome biogenesis GTP-binding protein YihA/YsxC, with translation MKLESNTLHQQPEAAKVATPELEILSAKYVASAVREDQYPEEKFIECAFVGRSNVGKSSLINSLCRHRGLARTSSTPGKTQTLNFYQLQIRRVLERKQLYFVDLPGYGYAKRSQKQRTSWGKFIENYLTESRQLKMVFQLIDIRHPAMDSDVQIYNWLMNEGIPVQVIATKADKLTRTSIMKQLQLIERQLKLNRGQIIMYSSLKVIGRKEVLNVMGEIAGFGSLSDRDSCL
- the ahbB gene encoding siroheme decarboxylase subunit beta, which translates into the protein MDELDRKLVIAMQGDLPLVLEPYAEIAQELGITEDKLFERLKVLTNEGQIRKMGAVLTHRQLGYAANALCAWIVPDRKVETVGQLMAAHEAVTHCYCREKKSNWPYNFYTMIHGKSRAICEGIAQQLSLATGVEQYILLFSTKEWKKTSMRYFQAT
- a CDS encoding polyprenyl synthetase family protein, yielding MKVTELFSSISDDLTAVETELVSIIQSPMTLFHDIGTHLVQAGGKRLRPALFLLCAKQSGVTSAETLHLATAIELIHMATLVHDDVIDVAEVRRGLPTANILFGNHASVLTGDYFFSKAFSLVAQFSVPDSLKILTDAIQVMCEGEIVQAQDLYVLDQSVSDYYHKINCKTADFIATSCQLGGQCAQYDKVSIDALRHYGYSIGMAFQITDDILDVIAKTQDVGKPTGHDIGQGLLTLPVLYALQHGKHCEELRQLIESRRIMGTALEQALVWIREGSAVDYCYEQVDAYLKQAREVLPVCLSENVYESLITVTDFIGRRIS
- the lon gene encoding endopeptidase La, translated to MSTTKKMIPLLPLRGILVYPYMIIHLDVGREKSINALEESMVHDRLIMLATQKEAQNDQPAAEDIFEIGTIAEIKQLLKLPGGTIRVLVEGLYRAKIVSYMSFDPYYSVEIEEFSAEEVKTPEIEALTRTVIHQFEQWVKLSKKIPPETLVSVVTVEDAGRLTDLIATHLSLKIEDKQALLDAVLIKERLEKLCEILAREMEILELEKKINVRVRKQMEKTQKEYYLREQLKAIQKELGDKDDRTLELEEYRERMKEQELPKEVEEKVLKEMDRLEKMPPMVAENGVIRTYIDWILSLPWSKSSTDRLDVSIAENILNEDHYGLDKVKERILEYLAIRKLTDHMKGPILCLVGPPGVGKTSLARSIARSMERKFVRTSLGGVRDEAEIRGHRRTYVGALPGRIIQGMKTVDSKNPVFLLDEVDKMSADFRGDPSSALLEVLDPEQNNTFSDHYIELPFDLSRVLWIVTANVIHNIPRPLLDRMEIIQIPGYTEEEKVQIAKKYLIAKQTKEHGLTAKQFSLSDGALQNIIRNYTREAGVRGLERSIASLCRKVARLIVQEKKSSVKVTPQNLHTYLGPLRIRHSMAEKEPQVGVATGLAWTEVGGDVLPVEVSTMKGKGKLTLTGQLGDVMQESAQAGFSYIRNRAQQLGIDEEFHEKLDIHVHLPEGAIPKDGPSAGITMATAIVSALNGLPIRSDLAMTGEITLRGRVLPVGGLKEKILAAHRAGIKTILLPADNKSDIEELPANVKRSLEFIPVEHMDEVLKVALLPEKVQKSKESTSEIRE
- the ahbA gene encoding siroheme decarboxylase subunit alpha, translated to MLTPLDKSILNIIQTRFPVAKRPFAVIAQIIGSEEKTVLTRIKWMKEKGLIRRIGPFFDSKKLGYCGTLVAVDVDPIYIQQVAEAINSYPGVTHNYEREGPFNLWFTLLSPNQEAQDRILHEIQILTGIQRMVNLPATNKIKVNVEFTLK